The DNA window GCACCTTGCCAAGGAGCTCGGCGCCAAGCCGGTGCGCCGTGAGGGCGACCGCGACGCCCGCTGGGTGCTGCTCGACTACGTCGACATCGTCATCCACGTGCAGCACAGCGAGGAGCGCGTCTACTACGCCCTGGAGCGCCTGTGGAAGGACTGCCCGGAGATCGAGCTGCCCGCCGACGCCGTCGCGACCCGCGGCAAGGCCGAGGAGCACTCCCGTGCGCAGGCCGCGGAGGCGGACCTCGACGGCGTGGACGGTGAGCTGAGCTGAGCGGCGGCAAGAGCGGCGGCCGGGGCCGCCGCATCGTCCTGTGGCGGCACGGCCAGACCGCCTGGAACCTGGAGCGGCGCTTCCAGGGCTCCACGGACATCGAGCTGACCGGGACCGGCGTGGCGCAGGCGCGCCGGGCCGCCCGGCTGCTGGCCGGCCTCGGGCCGGACGTGATCATCGCCTCGGACCTCAGCCGGGCCACGGCCACGGCGGCGGAGCTCGCCGCCGTCACCGGCCTCGAGGTCACCACCCACGCCGAGCTGCGCGAGACGTACGCGGGCGTGTGGCAGGGCCTCACGCACGACGAGATCATCGAGCGGCACGGCGAGGAGTACGCGGCGTGGAAGCGCGGCGAGCCCGTCCGGCGCGGCGGCGGTGAGCTGGAGACCGAGGTCGCCGACCGGGCCGCCCCGGTCGTCCTCGAGCAGGCCGCG is part of the Streptomyces roseifaciens genome and encodes:
- the rsfS gene encoding ribosome silencing factor, encoding MTATDRSIELIKAAAQAAADKLAHDIIAYDVSDVLSITDAFLLASAPNDRQVKSIVDEIEEHLAKELGAKPVRREGDRDARWVLLDYVDIVIHVQHSEERVYYALERLWKDCPEIELPADAVATRGKAEEHSRAQAAEADLDGVDGELS
- a CDS encoding histidine phosphatase family protein, translating into MSGGKSGGRGRRIVLWRHGQTAWNLERRFQGSTDIELTGTGVAQARRAARLLAGLGPDVIIASDLSRATATAAELAAVTGLEVTTHAELRETYAGVWQGLTHDEIIERHGEEYAAWKRGEPVRRGGGELETEVADRAAPVVLEQAAKLPENGTLVVVSHGGTIRTTIGRLLQLESRSWESLGGLTNCCWSVLGEGARGWRLLEHNAGTLPEPVLGDDD